The Kosmotoga arenicorallina S304 genome contains a region encoding:
- a CDS encoding acyl-CoA dehydratase activase has product MIYYACSYVPLEILFASGLSFMKIERADYSEDPLVHRNLCGYCKATFEAVKDMNSDDLFIAVDSCDAMRRINDLAQSYSKAQILQLRLPWKRDDASRIFYRNQLEGLVDMLSLVRGKTITIRELKEGIKSFNDLKKHLWSLHNKGIAYTEIQKAIDLANSGQKYQPLDKKVAKNGPRLAVAGGLMKDEEFLKMVGSIGAEIVFNETCAGMRGFTGESFPTADPIDEIATRLIQRRIPCGRFIDGSDTSILRKIFQSLKVDGVLRLNQKFCDFFDDYPLPEELPSLSLEIDYPLASLGQLSTRIGAFVERIKKGISRVSVSKTAGRYFIGVDSGSTTTNLVITNDKGEILLWKIAPTGINGSATASKLLKEAQREMNFSDDDIAYCVATGYGRSIVDFANETITEITCHARGAKRFFPEAKCIIDIGGQDSKAIRLDEKGNVVDFSMNDKCAAGTGRFLEVMARVLEKDLDAMADAAEKARKNLSISSMCTVFAESEVVSLIGKGESIDDISAGLFRSISKRIAAMYKRVKGEPPVVFTGGVARNSGIVKALQEELGINFLIPDVPDIVGAYGAAIMAMEKVIR; this is encoded by the coding sequence GTGATTTATTACGCCTGCAGCTATGTCCCACTGGAGATATTATTTGCCAGCGGGCTATCGTTTATGAAGATAGAAAGGGCAGATTATTCGGAAGATCCTCTGGTGCACAGGAATCTGTGCGGTTATTGCAAGGCAACTTTCGAGGCGGTTAAAGACATGAATAGTGATGACCTCTTCATAGCTGTTGATTCCTGTGATGCTATGCGGAGGATAAACGATCTGGCACAAAGCTATTCAAAAGCCCAAATTCTCCAGTTAAGGCTCCCCTGGAAACGTGATGATGCGTCCAGAATTTTTTATAGAAATCAACTCGAAGGCTTAGTTGATATGTTATCCTTGGTCAGGGGGAAAACAATTACAATAAGAGAATTGAAAGAAGGCATAAAGAGTTTCAATGATCTGAAAAAACATTTGTGGTCGCTGCACAACAAGGGTATTGCATATACCGAAATCCAAAAGGCTATTGATTTAGCAAATTCAGGGCAAAAGTATCAACCTTTGGATAAAAAAGTTGCAAAAAACGGTCCGCGCCTTGCGGTTGCAGGGGGGCTGATGAAAGATGAGGAGTTTTTGAAAATGGTAGGCAGTATTGGTGCGGAGATTGTTTTCAACGAGACATGCGCTGGAATGAGAGGATTTACCGGAGAGTCATTCCCAACAGCTGACCCGATCGATGAGATAGCTACACGTCTGATCCAGCGGCGTATTCCCTGTGGCCGCTTTATAGATGGCAGCGACACCTCGATATTGCGGAAAATTTTCCAGTCTCTAAAAGTCGATGGCGTGCTAAGGCTAAACCAAAAATTTTGCGACTTTTTCGACGATTACCCCCTTCCGGAAGAGCTACCATCGTTATCGCTGGAAATAGATTATCCCCTGGCTTCATTAGGGCAATTATCCACCAGGATAGGGGCTTTCGTTGAAAGGATTAAAAAAGGGATATCCAGGGTATCTGTCTCAAAAACTGCGGGCAGGTATTTCATTGGTGTGGATTCCGGCTCTACAACGACAAATCTCGTTATAACAAACGATAAAGGTGAAATACTCCTGTGGAAAATCGCCCCCACAGGTATAAATGGCAGTGCTACTGCCAGTAAGCTTTTGAAGGAAGCTCAAAGGGAAATGAACTTTTCGGATGATGACATTGCTTACTGTGTTGCCACCGGCTACGGGCGAAGCATCGTAGATTTCGCCAATGAAACCATAACCGAAATCACATGTCACGCCAGGGGGGCAAAAAGGTTTTTCCCGGAAGCAAAGTGCATCATTGATATTGGAGGACAGGATAGCAAAGCAATACGCTTAGATGAAAAGGGAAATGTGGTTGATTTCAGCATGAATGATAAATGCGCAGCAGGCACAGGGCGTTTTCTTGAAGTGATGGCGCGCGTTCTTGAAAAAGACCTTGATGCCATGGCTGATGCCGCTGAGAAAGCCCGAAAAAATCTGTCTATCAGTTCAATGTGTACAGTCTTCGCTGAATCTGAAGTGGTTTCCCTTATTGGTAAAGGCGAATCCATAGACGATATATCTGCTGGTCTTTTCAGGTCAATTTCTAAGCGTATCGCTGCAATGTACAAAAGAGTGAAAGGGGAGCCTCCTGTGGTTTTCACGGGTGGAGTCGCCAGAAACAGCGGCATTGTGAAAGCACTTCAAGAAGAGCTGGGAATTAATTTCCTTATTCCCGATGTACCCGATATAGTAGGGGCTTATGGAGCAGCGATAATGGCAATGGAAAAGGTGATAAGATGA
- a CDS encoding carbohydrate kinase family protein gives MPSVFGMGEILVDKIYTVNGEERWLAGGSVFNTMMDLYLMGIEVAFQTSLARDDEGNFLMNTLMDSGFSTLYHNPSEKTLYAEVTLDGNGNPVFRIKNREKLVLNFGSKHESILKSSSIFHTSAFSLNYSKSRDAILKAFDVAKRERIFCSFDLNMRSLEGDIKPDELRKIVVELMIKADYCKPSRDDLSLLFPALSIEEVIEFLKNHTQGNIVVTNGDDPIIYIKNGSIKEIAVKKEAAVDGTGAGDAFNAAVIASVLKGKPFLEAIETGKLLASMVVKRYGALATSEDVKAIKNRI, from the coding sequence ATGCCTTCTGTATTTGGAATGGGAGAAATTCTTGTTGACAAGATATATACAGTGAACGGCGAAGAAAGATGGCTGGCTGGCGGCTCGGTCTTCAATACCATGATGGATTTGTATTTAATGGGGATTGAGGTAGCTTTTCAAACATCGCTTGCCCGGGATGATGAAGGAAACTTTTTGATGAATACCCTTATGGATTCAGGATTTTCGACGCTATATCACAACCCATCTGAAAAAACTCTATATGCTGAAGTAACCCTTGATGGGAATGGAAACCCGGTTTTCAGAATTAAGAATAGGGAAAAACTCGTATTGAACTTTGGCAGCAAACACGAGAGCATATTAAAGTCATCGAGCATCTTTCATACGAGCGCTTTTTCCTTGAATTACAGCAAATCTAGAGATGCGATTTTGAAGGCCTTTGATGTTGCAAAAAGGGAAAGGATTTTTTGCTCTTTTGATCTTAACATGAGAAGCCTTGAAGGGGATATAAAGCCAGATGAACTGAGGAAAATTGTCGTAGAGCTTATGATCAAGGCTGATTATTGCAAGCCCTCCCGTGATGATCTGAGCCTTCTTTTTCCAGCATTGAGCATAGAAGAAGTGATAGAATTTCTAAAAAATCATACTCAGGGCAATATTGTGGTAACCAATGGGGACGATCCCATAATTTACATAAAGAATGGTAGTATTAAGGAAATCGCCGTGAAAAAAGAGGCCGCAGTTGATGGGACAGGCGCCGGTGATGCCTTTAACGCGGCGGTAATTGCAAGCGTGCTAAAGGGAAAGCCTTTCCTGGAAGCCATAGAAACGGGAAAGCTCCTTGCTTCTATGGTGGTTAAACGCTATGGAGCGCTTGCAACTTCAGAAGATGTAAAGGCGATTAAGAACAGGATTTAA
- a CDS encoding 2-hydroxyacyl-CoA dehydratase subunit D, which produces MSKKSIAFGNILRRFKGNPERFRRILKAGMGLETLRRKKFPDRKRPDFINSINYLAVLEVFRALSGFNVAWVNLLAPSELLIAAGINPVSAEGISGTMSSMHLEDLPLNLASSNGISSSLCTFHRTSIGTALWKVFPKPDIVVTTTILCDGNAGSFHKIAKSFGTPFFLIDVPRGRKKEYVPYVEKQLYELIRAIEEITGKRYPFDKLEEHLEWERKTVENLNKARELLSSKSIPMHLYEQMNALYVMHTLAGSRELLTASQELIEDLRNSKASPELKLLWLHIPPYYDNELFEIFSPSGKIWVVTDELWWDWLYPVKPEDPIKSLAEKLVFNIEAGSVQERGNFLIKLARELSVSGAVHFSHWGCRQSSGGAGYLKRVFNKENIPFLELTGDCVDHNSESAGQLKTRVNAFLEILGVGE; this is translated from the coding sequence ATGTCAAAAAAAAGTATAGCCTTTGGTAATATTCTCAGGAGGTTCAAGGGCAATCCCGAAAGGTTCAGGAGAATACTTAAAGCCGGTATGGGGCTGGAAACCCTCAGGAGAAAGAAATTCCCCGATAGAAAAAGACCTGACTTCATAAATTCAATAAATTACCTTGCAGTTCTGGAAGTTTTCAGGGCTTTAAGTGGTTTTAACGTAGCCTGGGTTAACCTTCTTGCACCTTCTGAACTGCTCATTGCTGCTGGAATTAATCCCGTATCTGCGGAGGGAATAAGCGGAACGATGTCATCGATGCATCTCGAAGACCTCCCTTTGAACCTTGCTTCCAGCAATGGCATTTCAAGCAGTTTGTGCACTTTTCATAGAACTTCCATAGGCACCGCTTTGTGGAAGGTATTCCCGAAACCGGATATTGTAGTTACAACAACCATTTTGTGCGATGGAAATGCGGGAAGCTTTCATAAGATAGCCAAATCTTTTGGCACACCCTTTTTTCTGATAGATGTGCCAAGGGGAAGAAAAAAAGAGTACGTGCCTTATGTGGAAAAACAGCTTTACGAGCTGATACGAGCAATAGAAGAAATTACAGGAAAAAGATACCCCTTCGATAAATTAGAAGAACACCTGGAATGGGAGAGAAAAACAGTAGAAAACCTCAACAAAGCCAGAGAACTCCTTAGCTCAAAATCAATTCCCATGCATCTATACGAACAGATGAACGCTCTCTATGTAATGCACACCCTTGCTGGAAGCAGGGAACTTTTGACAGCTTCCCAGGAATTAATTGAAGACCTCAGGAACTCAAAGGCTTCCCCGGAATTAAAGTTGCTCTGGCTTCATATCCCGCCTTATTATGACAATGAACTCTTTGAAATATTTTCACCCTCAGGGAAAATCTGGGTTGTTACAGATGAGCTGTGGTGGGATTGGTTGTATCCTGTGAAACCGGAAGACCCCATAAAGTCTCTTGCAGAAAAACTGGTGTTCAATATAGAAGCTGGAAGCGTTCAAGAACGCGGGAATTTTTTGATAAAGCTCGCCCGGGAACTGAGTGTCTCAGGTGCTGTTCACTTTTCACACTGGGGATGCCGTCAATCAAGTGGAGGCGCGGGTTATTTAAAACGCGTATTCAATAAGGAAAACATCCCCTTTTTGGAGTTGACAGGAGATTGCGTGGATCACAACTCCGAAAGCGCTGGTCAGTTGAAGACAAGGGTAAATGCTTTTCTTGAAATTCTGGGGGTGGGAGAGTGA
- a CDS encoding Lon protease family protein — translation MKKISWQELKLNINLPRSIDRASSLPELEEFIGQERALEALEIGIRMNKLGFNIFVSGLTNTGRRTFVRKFLAGKIKDGSTSKDWLYVYNFNDPRSPNVISTPAGLGGKLKKDLENFVEIMVTSVKEAFQSDDYQKKVNALQTENNERKNSLLKELVDRAREEQYLVQINQAGVATIPLWNEKPLTQEVYDALPEEYRREIEKHGEKVRELVNSYILELRKLERDYGDKLKELNRQVATFAIEGHLSELKKKYRTNKEVVDFLERLKKDILDNLAYFFNENSDAMIFFKKRYAVNLFVDNSKSTGRPIVEEMNATYSNLFGRIEYVAKMGMLDTDHTMIRAGAVHRANGGYLILDAKNVLSEPYVWNTLKRVLFDGNLRIENLEHRLGLVSTVSLKPEPIPIDFKVILIGEPWIYQLLTAYDPDFKKLFKIKAEFDWEMDFNSESAKKFCRFVHSIASESTLLDFDRTALKEIIKKAILLSGNRKKLSIRFGTLKQLLEESSELAKIKGAPIVSGKHIEEAWNGMRKRVSLYKDKIEEEFRNSILYVETSGKAVGEVNGLTVIETEDLSFGIPVKITAKVSPGNEGIVDIQREAGLSGKIHTKASLIVQGYLHARYAQHHPLSLNAFVSFEQVYSMVEGDSASVAEVAALLSAISGIPLKQSIAVTGSINQSGRVQPVGGIPQKIEGFFRLCEIKGLNGEQGVIIPQSNLDNLVLSDEVTAAVKKGLFHIWAVESVDEALELLSGKKAGVVDKTGHYPVATFNRVVCDKLEHFYKISLSASEEKRKKK, via the coding sequence AAGGATGGCAGTACTTCAAAGGATTGGCTGTATGTATATAATTTCAACGATCCCCGTTCCCCCAATGTGATTTCCACCCCGGCCGGCCTGGGTGGAAAGCTGAAAAAGGATCTCGAAAATTTTGTCGAAATAATGGTTACTTCTGTAAAAGAGGCCTTTCAGAGTGATGATTACCAGAAAAAGGTGAATGCCCTCCAGACGGAAAATAACGAACGCAAAAACAGCCTGTTGAAAGAGCTTGTCGACAGGGCTCGTGAAGAGCAGTACCTCGTTCAGATAAATCAAGCAGGTGTAGCAACAATCCCTCTGTGGAATGAAAAACCCCTTACACAGGAAGTATATGACGCTCTACCTGAAGAATACCGCAGAGAAATTGAGAAACACGGCGAGAAAGTGAGAGAGCTGGTTAATTCATATATTCTCGAATTGCGAAAACTGGAAAGGGATTATGGCGACAAGCTGAAAGAACTGAACAGGCAGGTAGCCACTTTTGCCATAGAGGGCCATCTTTCAGAGCTAAAGAAAAAATACAGGACGAACAAAGAAGTTGTAGATTTTCTCGAAAGGCTCAAAAAGGATATTCTGGATAATCTTGCTTATTTTTTCAACGAAAACTCCGATGCGATGATTTTCTTCAAAAAGCGCTATGCGGTGAACCTCTTTGTTGACAATTCAAAGAGCACCGGCAGACCAATAGTCGAGGAAATGAACGCCACCTATTCTAACCTCTTCGGAAGGATTGAATATGTGGCCAAAATGGGTATGCTTGACACGGATCACACCATGATCCGGGCTGGTGCTGTACATCGTGCAAATGGAGGTTATCTTATTCTCGATGCAAAGAACGTTCTGAGCGAACCATATGTATGGAACACGCTAAAGCGGGTTCTTTTTGACGGAAATTTGAGAATAGAAAACCTGGAACATCGTCTTGGATTGGTTTCTACCGTTTCATTGAAACCCGAGCCTATACCAATTGATTTTAAGGTGATACTCATTGGCGAACCCTGGATTTACCAGCTTCTCACCGCTTATGACCCGGACTTTAAGAAACTTTTCAAGATAAAAGCGGAGTTCGACTGGGAAATGGACTTTAATTCAGAATCAGCAAAGAAATTCTGCCGCTTTGTCCATTCAATAGCTTCTGAGAGCACGCTGCTGGACTTTGATCGAACCGCTCTTAAAGAGATAATAAAAAAGGCTATTTTGTTATCAGGAAATAGAAAAAAGCTCTCAATAAGATTTGGCACGTTGAAGCAGCTGCTTGAAGAGAGTTCTGAACTTGCAAAAATCAAAGGAGCACCCATCGTAAGTGGAAAGCACATAGAAGAAGCGTGGAATGGCATGAGAAAGCGTGTTTCCTTGTATAAAGACAAAATCGAGGAAGAGTTCAGGAACTCTATTCTGTATGTTGAAACGAGCGGAAAAGCTGTTGGTGAGGTTAATGGGTTGACCGTAATCGAAACCGAAGATTTGAGCTTTGGAATTCCCGTAAAAATAACCGCTAAAGTAAGCCCGGGCAATGAGGGGATTGTGGACATTCAACGTGAAGCAGGTCTCAGTGGCAAAATCCATACAAAAGCATCGCTGATCGTTCAGGGTTATCTTCACGCAAGATATGCCCAGCATCATCCCCTCAGCCTTAATGCTTTTGTGTCCTTTGAGCAGGTTTACAGTATGGTTGAGGGTGATAGCGCTTCAGTTGCCGAGGTAGCGGCTCTTTTATCAGCGATTTCTGGAATCCCCTTGAAACAAAGCATTGCGGTAACCGGCTCAATTAATCAGAGCGGTCGTGTGCAACCTGTTGGCGGTATCCCGCAAAAAATAGAAGGTTTTTTCCGTTTGTGCGAAATAAAGGGACTCAACGGGGAACAGGGGGTAATTATTCCACAGAGCAATCTGGATAACCTGGTACTATCCGACGAGGTAACGGCAGCAGTCAAAAAAGGGCTGTTCCATATCTGGGCTGTTGAAAGTGTGGATGAAGCTCTGGAACTGCTTTCAGGCAAGAAAGCGGGTGTTGTGGACAAAACCGGACACTATCCTGTGGCGACCTTTAATAGAGTCGTTTGTGATAAACTTGAGCATTTTTACAAGATTTCTCTCTCTGCCTCCGAAGAAAAAAGGAAGAAAAAATAG
- a CDS encoding ArsR/SmtB family transcription factor produces MDKLNNWLVDIFKALGCEWRIEILKTIAAGKANCLCQLEPLFPLDKTTLSRHIKALVRAGLLLQRKKGVLVELEISSPEVLELISLATKIAKKQKGL; encoded by the coding sequence TTGGACAAACTGAACAATTGGCTTGTTGATATTTTCAAAGCTTTGGGCTGTGAGTGGAGGATCGAAATTCTCAAAACCATAGCTGCCGGAAAAGCCAATTGCCTCTGCCAGCTTGAACCACTATTTCCTCTTGATAAAACAACTCTTTCAAGGCACATAAAAGCGTTAGTTCGTGCAGGATTATTGCTCCAAAGAAAAAAAGGGGTGCTTGTCGAACTGGAAATCAGCAGCCCCGAGGTGCTTGAGCTAATCTCTCTTGCGACAAAGATTGCCAAAAAACAAAAAGGGCTGTAA
- a CDS encoding L-threonylcarbamoyladenylate synthase has product MKTLKLKISPESPEMDKIKQAAEYIKSGKLVAFPTETVYGLGANALDPYAVKKIYIAKGRPEDNPLIVHVSSLEMAQSLVVENIDAFEIAHRLWPGPVTLIFHKSSVVPSIVTAMMQTVGLRFPAHPIAIKLIESSGVPIAAPSANLSGKPSPTEEWHVVEDLDSRVECIIQGGKTLFGLESTIIDMTRKKPRLLRPGPVSPERLKELLPDLVVSEAARARAKYDGPALSPGMKYRHYSPDVELILVEGNPFDSFKKIKEIALQSNRKTAILCSKETEMLYGKGFEKIVLGSREDLYIVATNLFSTLRELPGKGFDLLISEAFPEKGIGLAIMNRLRKAAWKVINTD; this is encoded by the coding sequence ATGAAAACGCTGAAACTGAAAATATCTCCGGAATCCCCAGAAATGGACAAAATCAAGCAAGCTGCTGAATACATAAAAAGCGGAAAGCTTGTTGCTTTTCCAACTGAAACCGTATACGGGCTGGGGGCTAACGCCCTGGACCCTTATGCGGTTAAAAAAATTTACATTGCCAAGGGAAGGCCGGAGGATAATCCATTGATCGTGCATGTTTCATCACTTGAAATGGCGCAAAGCCTTGTGGTGGAAAATATAGACGCTTTTGAAATTGCGCACCGCTTGTGGCCGGGGCCTGTAACGCTCATTTTTCATAAAAGCAGTGTGGTTCCCTCGATTGTAACCGCAATGATGCAAACTGTAGGCCTCCGCTTTCCTGCTCATCCCATAGCAATAAAGCTGATTGAAAGCTCGGGTGTTCCCATTGCCGCCCCAAGCGCTAATCTATCCGGAAAACCAAGCCCGACGGAGGAATGGCACGTAGTTGAAGACCTTGACAGCAGGGTTGAGTGCATCATTCAGGGCGGCAAAACTTTATTTGGGCTTGAATCGACGATAATAGATATGACAAGAAAGAAGCCCAGGTTGTTAAGACCAGGTCCTGTATCCCCGGAGAGGTTAAAAGAGTTACTCCCCGATCTCGTGGTTTCAGAAGCTGCCAGGGCTCGTGCAAAATATGATGGCCCAGCTTTGTCGCCCGGGATGAAATACAGGCATTATTCCCCCGATGTAGAACTCATTCTCGTTGAAGGCAATCCTTTTGATTCTTTCAAGAAAATAAAGGAAATCGCTTTGCAAAGCAATAGAAAAACCGCTATACTTTGCTCTAAAGAGACTGAAATGCTTTATGGAAAGGGATTCGAGAAAATCGTACTGGGTTCGCGCGAAGATCTGTATATTGTTGCGACCAATCTTTTCAGCACTCTGAGAGAGTTGCCGGGCAAAGGCTTCGATTTGTTGATATCCGAAGCTTTTCCAGAAAAGGGAATCGGCCTTGCAATAATGAACCGGCTTAGAAAAGCTGCCTGGAAGGTAATCAATACTGATTAA
- a CDS encoding phospholipase C/P1 nuclease family protein, which yields MKKLLTILVLFFALTAFAWSGHDALTYYIVSSMPDIADIRVPITPYTYENIDNRIYNMEKANFSDYLGQRYNPWEDDDVFISVFPNPLPVDNIAPLWQIFSVYSYEPDLGMDQDLELNSSQKLTGGSQGWRHMEYRLLFMRFGEVSKSVEYFSDLSTEVWDMNDPYWAYRFMARAIHYLEDIGMPYHTFPAPTCELFKLIFNFDKWYVVFANYHYAYDFYGGYRLWTGYEPLVKAIKEAEPVKIKNPRKDALKLRRYARGKLSRVYYEMKELMGDDLESGNTDLATKEYFDELVATKDTSKLDELTIELLSKVASYVKGYILYMREIQGW from the coding sequence ATGAAGAAGTTGCTAACTATTTTAGTGTTGTTTTTTGCTCTTACTGCTTTTGCCTGGTCGGGGCACGATGCCCTTACCTATTACATCGTTTCTTCCATGCCTGATATAGCTGACATTAGAGTTCCTATTACACCTTACACATATGAAAATATCGATAACCGCATTTATAATATGGAAAAGGCAAATTTCAGCGATTACCTTGGTCAGAGATACAATCCCTGGGAAGATGACGATGTCTTCATTTCAGTATTTCCGAATCCATTACCAGTAGATAATATTGCTCCTCTGTGGCAAATATTTTCTGTGTATTCTTATGAACCTGACCTTGGCATGGACCAGGATCTCGAATTGAATTCCAGTCAAAAGCTAACTGGCGGAAGCCAGGGTTGGCGGCACATGGAATATCGATTGCTCTTCATGAGATTTGGCGAAGTTTCAAAGAGCGTCGAGTATTTTTCGGACCTTTCAACAGAAGTGTGGGATATGAACGACCCTTATTGGGCTTACAGATTTATGGCGCGGGCAATTCACTATCTTGAAGATATAGGGATGCCCTATCATACATTCCCCGCTCCTACCTGCGAACTCTTCAAGCTGATTTTCAATTTCGATAAGTGGTACGTTGTCTTTGCGAATTATCATTACGCTTACGACTTTTATGGCGGGTACAGGCTCTGGACAGGTTATGAACCCCTTGTTAAAGCCATAAAAGAAGCAGAACCTGTTAAGATCAAAAATCCGCGTAAAGATGCACTGAAGCTCAGAAGATATGCCCGTGGTAAACTGTCCAGAGTATACTATGAAATGAAAGAACTCATGGGAGACGATCTCGAAAGTGGAAACACAGACCTTGCCACAAAGGAATACTTTGACGAGCTGGTAGCCACAAAAGACACCTCAAAACTCGATGAGCTAACCATTGAATTGCTTTCGAAGGTAGCTTCATATGTAAAGGGCTACATACTGTACATGAGGGAAATTCAAGGGTGGTAG